From the Prosthecodimorpha staleyi genome, one window contains:
- a CDS encoding SDR family oxidoreductase encodes MTGRFQDQGVIVTGGARGIGLGIAARLAAEGARVAIWDLAPDAFDAGRAGFAPAALLSVDIADEASVARAADDSIAALGRIDVLVCNAGINGPVVETVAYPLETWNRVLAVNLTGTFLCCRAVVPHMVARGYGRIVNVASIGGKEGVPGISAYSAAKAGVIGFTRTLARELATTGVLVNAVAPAMVETELLQQMTAAHIEASRAKIPMGRFLSIPELAAVVAFAASSENAFTTGFTFDATGGRADY; translated from the coding sequence ATGACCGGACGATTTCAGGACCAGGGCGTGATCGTCACCGGCGGCGCCCGCGGCATCGGCCTCGGCATCGCCGCCCGGCTGGCCGCGGAAGGCGCCCGGGTGGCGATCTGGGATCTGGCGCCGGACGCCTTCGATGCCGGACGGGCCGGCTTCGCGCCGGCCGCGCTCCTGTCCGTCGACATCGCCGACGAGGCCTCCGTCGCCCGCGCCGCGGACGATTCGATCGCGGCGCTCGGCCGGATCGACGTGCTCGTCTGCAATGCCGGCATCAACGGCCCGGTCGTCGAGACCGTCGCCTATCCGCTGGAGACCTGGAACCGCGTGCTCGCCGTCAACCTGACCGGCACCTTCCTGTGCTGCCGCGCGGTCGTGCCGCATATGGTCGCCCGCGGCTACGGCCGCATCGTCAACGTCGCCTCGATCGGCGGCAAGGAGGGCGTGCCGGGCATCTCCGCCTATTCGGCCGCCAAGGCCGGCGTGATCGGCTTCACCCGCACGCTCGCCCGCGAGCTCGCGACCACCGGCGTCCTGGTCAATGCCGTCGCCCCGGCCATGGTCGAGACCGAGCTCCTGCAGCAGATGACCGCGGCCCATATCGAGGCCAGCCGCGCCAAGATCCCGATGGGCCGCTTCCTCTCAATTCCCGAGCTGGCGGCCGTCGTCGCCTTCGCGGCCAGCTCCGAGAACGCCTTCACGACCGGCTTCACCTTCGACGCCACCGGCGGGCGCGCGGACTATTGA
- the arsK gene encoding arsenite efflux MFS transporter ArsK: protein MLRLPLSPAAIVWMLGATQILGYGTVYYSFAILAEPIARSLGLSVSTVFGLFSLSLLVGGVVAPFLGGRMDRHGAPTVMAIGSVAVAGLLAATAWAPGIVGFAIALTALQTAAPAILYDAAFTTLVQAGDTGARRRITHLTLIAGFASTLFWPLTSWLAAHMDWRGVLLVFAALNLVVCAPAHMLIARAPSRTGRAVPLAEPDAPAAPAPAASEAAPLLPEAIAGRVYGLMTLGFALSGFMLSALLAQMVPALTALGLGSAALVVSTLFGPAQVIVRFADMFVAGRRDPLLVTLFAMAMFPLAGVILAATAPSVAGAAVFAVLLGFGSGLKSILQGTLPLALFGRAAYGARLGRMTLARQFLAAAAPFLFAWILERLGATAALLSIAAVGIAGLACFVEIARLRRPDPNAAPPGRP, encoded by the coding sequence ATGCTGCGCCTGCCGCTGTCCCCTGCCGCCATCGTCTGGATGCTCGGGGCGACCCAGATCCTCGGCTACGGCACCGTCTACTACAGCTTCGCGATCCTGGCCGAGCCGATCGCCCGATCGCTCGGGCTGTCGGTCTCGACCGTGTTCGGGCTGTTTTCGCTGTCGCTCCTGGTCGGCGGCGTGGTCGCGCCCTTTCTCGGCGGGCGCATGGACCGGCACGGCGCGCCGACCGTGATGGCGATCGGCTCGGTGGCGGTCGCCGGACTGCTCGCCGCGACCGCCTGGGCGCCCGGCATCGTCGGCTTCGCGATCGCCCTGACGGCGCTGCAGACCGCCGCACCGGCGATCCTGTACGATGCCGCCTTCACGACCCTGGTCCAGGCCGGCGATACCGGCGCGCGACGGCGCATAACCCATTTGACCCTGATCGCCGGCTTCGCCTCCACGCTGTTCTGGCCGCTGACCTCCTGGCTGGCCGCCCACATGGACTGGCGCGGGGTGCTGCTGGTCTTCGCCGCCCTCAATCTCGTCGTCTGTGCGCCGGCCCATATGCTGATCGCGCGTGCGCCCAGCCGGACCGGTCGCGCCGTGCCGCTCGCCGAACCGGACGCGCCCGCAGCCCCCGCGCCGGCCGCCTCGGAGGCCGCCCCCTTGCTGCCCGAGGCGATCGCCGGGCGCGTCTACGGGCTGATGACGCTCGGCTTCGCGCTGAGCGGCTTCATGCTGTCCGCCCTCCTCGCCCAGATGGTGCCGGCCCTGACGGCGCTCGGCCTCGGCAGCGCCGCACTGGTCGTCTCGACCCTGTTCGGCCCGGCGCAGGTCATCGTCCGCTTCGCCGACATGTTCGTCGCCGGCCGCCGCGACCCGCTGCTCGTGACGCTGTTCGCCATGGCGATGTTCCCGCTGGCCGGCGTGATCCTCGCCGCCACGGCCCCGTCCGTCGCCGGGGCCGCCGTCTTCGCCGTTCTGCTCGGCTTCGGTTCGGGCCTGAAGAGCATCCTGCAGGGCACGCTGCCGCTGGCCCTGTTCGGACGTGCCGCCTATGGCGCCCGGCTCGGCCGCATGACCCTCGCCCGCCAGTTTCTGGCCGCCGCCGCACCCTTCCTGTTCGCCTGGATCCTGGAACGGCTCGGGGCGACCGCGGCGCTCCTGTCCATCGCCGCGGTCGGCATCGCCGGCCTCGCCTGCTTCGTCGAGATCGCGAGACTGCGACGGCCGGATCCGAACGCCGCGCCTCCCGGCCGCCCATGA
- a CDS encoding HD domain-containing phosphohydrolase produces MRLSVRHSLMIGMGVLVGLIIVQALVGIGVLETGRQSTRQIVSDAIPSIRLLGEVNLQATRHRLRTARHILNDDPAVKTRIEQQLAEAEAALDRLFADFEALPATPSEIETWRLFRSEWAQYLDLQQQAIRESRRGAKEAATETIERQRDDFLEAVERLRGMIQGQDSYVVHELNGIEQRFDFALIGFVALSAAAFLFALGAWKLFVTRTVVALDQMTTAMREIASGRLNVPVPAPERHDEIGAMAEALCIFRDSLVETAKLRAQQIEMDAANLRLMSEVQEALSVHAARLDAEVAEKTGELADREREIVWRLSRATDRRDTDTGDHIVRMSRVCGIIAEGLGLPDEEARMIEIAAQMHDVGKVGIPDDILFKPGKLTAEERAVMETHVLLGWQILKGSKSPLIQLAADIAYSHHERWDGNGYPNRLAGDAIPLAGRIAALADVFDALVSERPYKKAWPLDEARAFIEANAGEHFDPDCVVAFLARWDEIAAVIDPPPSTTTNASIAA; encoded by the coding sequence ATGCGTCTCTCGGTCCGACATTCGCTGATGATCGGCATGGGCGTTCTGGTCGGCCTGATCATCGTCCAGGCGCTGGTCGGCATCGGCGTGCTCGAGACCGGCCGCCAGTCCACCCGCCAGATCGTCAGTGACGCGATCCCGTCGATCCGCCTGCTCGGCGAGGTCAATCTTCAGGCGACCCGCCACCGGCTGCGCACCGCCCGGCATATTCTGAATGACGACCCGGCGGTCAAGACCCGGATCGAACAGCAACTGGCCGAGGCCGAGGCCGCGCTCGATCGGCTCTTCGCGGATTTCGAGGCGCTGCCGGCGACGCCGAGCGAGATTGAAACCTGGCGCCTGTTCCGCAGCGAGTGGGCGCAGTATCTCGATCTCCAGCAGCAGGCGATCCGGGAAAGTCGCAGGGGTGCGAAGGAGGCGGCCACCGAGACGATCGAAAGACAGAGGGACGACTTTCTGGAAGCGGTCGAACGGCTTCGGGGCATGATCCAGGGTCAGGACAGCTACGTCGTACATGAACTGAACGGAATCGAACAGCGTTTCGACTTTGCCCTGATCGGCTTTGTGGCCCTGTCCGCGGCTGCCTTTCTGTTCGCGCTCGGTGCATGGAAGCTGTTCGTGACCCGCACCGTGGTCGCGCTCGATCAGATGACCACGGCGATGCGCGAGATCGCCTCCGGCAGGCTCAACGTGCCGGTACCGGCGCCGGAGCGCCACGACGAGATCGGCGCGATGGCCGAAGCCCTGTGCATCTTCCGCGACAGTCTTGTCGAGACGGCGAAACTGCGCGCCCAGCAGATCGAGATGGATGCGGCCAATTTGCGCCTGATGAGCGAAGTCCAGGAAGCCCTCTCGGTCCATGCTGCCCGCCTTGACGCGGAGGTCGCCGAGAAGACCGGCGAGCTTGCCGACCGGGAACGCGAGATCGTCTGGCGCCTGTCGCGGGCGACCGACCGGCGCGACACCGATACCGGCGACCATATCGTCCGCATGTCGCGCGTCTGCGGCATCATTGCGGAGGGGCTGGGCCTTCCCGACGAGGAAGCCCGGATGATCGAGATCGCGGCGCAGATGCACGATGTCGGCAAGGTCGGCATTCCGGACGACATCCTGTTCAAGCCCGGCAAGCTGACCGCGGAAGAACGCGCCGTGATGGAAACCCATGTCCTGCTCGGCTGGCAGATCCTGAAGGGCTCCAAGTCGCCGCTGATCCAGCTCGCGGCCGACATCGCCTACAGCCACCACGAACGCTGGGACGGCAACGGCTACCCGAATCGGCTCGCCGGCGACGCGATTCCGCTGGCCGGCCGCATCGCCGCGCTGGCCGACGTGTTCGACGCCCTGGTTTCCGAGCGCCCCTACAAGAAGGCTTGGCCGCTCGACGAGGCGCGCGCCTTCATCGAGGCCAATGCCGGCGAACATTTCGACCCCGACTGCGTCGTCGCCTTCCTGGCACGCTGGGACGAGATCGCCGCCGTGATCGATCCCCCGCCCAGCACGACCACGAACGCCTCGATCGCCGCCTGA
- a CDS encoding tyrosine-type recombinase/integrase has protein sequence MSAIVAPRQRAGASAATIRRDLTALSSVREFACAEEWRQGNPALERLKRMKERRDPIVLPADADIERVARRAPGNLAAVIRFAWATGCRQEEIVSAKWSQIRGSEFSVVGKGSKRRTVTLSPEALAVLASIPRRLRCQWVFWHEDRNGEPVRSANVAARFVAIVGAAQDSAQREKTEFRPFRFHVLRHCFAVDRLRDGWSLYAVQRHLGHSSVKTTEIYIAHLTPDQEVSACGVAQNPAHSEAVRTVPMQSNS, from the coding sequence GTGAGCGCAATCGTGGCCCCTCGGCAGCGAGCCGGCGCGTCAGCCGCCACGATCCGGCGCGACCTGACCGCGCTTTCTTCCGTCCGGGAGTTCGCGTGCGCGGAGGAATGGCGGCAGGGGAATCCCGCGCTCGAGCGGCTGAAGCGCATGAAGGAGCGGCGGGACCCGATCGTCCTACCGGCGGATGCCGACATCGAGCGGGTGGCGAGGCGGGCGCCCGGCAATCTCGCCGCGGTCATTCGTTTCGCGTGGGCTACCGGCTGCCGGCAGGAGGAGATCGTCTCCGCGAAATGGTCCCAGATCCGGGGAAGTGAATTCTCGGTCGTCGGCAAGGGCTCGAAGCGGCGGACCGTCACGCTGTCGCCGGAGGCGTTGGCCGTCCTCGCCTCGATCCCGCGTCGCCTACGCTGCCAGTGGGTGTTCTGGCACGAGGACCGGAACGGCGAGCCGGTGCGCTCTGCCAACGTCGCAGCCCGGTTCGTCGCCATCGTGGGGGCAGCACAGGACTCGGCACAGCGCGAGAAGACAGAATTCCGCCCTTTCCGTTTCCACGTTCTGCGGCACTGCTTTGCCGTCGATCGACTGCGAGACGGCTGGTCTCTCTACGCGGTGCAGCGCCACCTGGGGCATTCGTCGGTCAAGACGACGGAAATCTACATCGCCCACCTGACCCCGGACCAGGAAGTGTCCGCGTGCGGGGTCGCCCAAAATCCAGCACACAGTGAAGCGGTTCGCACTGTGCCGATGCAGTCGAATTCTTGA
- a CDS encoding response regulator, giving the protein MSDRPLRIVYADDEEDILSVATLSLEMVGGHSVRGCRSGREAIEEALQDLPDVVMLDVMMPGMDGPSTMKVMRSMHEFDGLPIVLITARVRPSEVQEYLALGACGVITKPFDPMALPGEVSSLVRDGSRGVARARSAPGD; this is encoded by the coding sequence ATGTCTGATCGGCCACTTCGAATCGTCTATGCCGACGATGAGGAGGACATCCTCAGCGTCGCCACGCTCAGTCTCGAAATGGTCGGGGGCCACTCCGTCCGCGGCTGCCGGTCCGGCCGGGAGGCCATAGAAGAGGCCTTGCAGGACTTGCCCGACGTGGTGATGCTTGACGTGATGATGCCCGGCATGGACGGACCGAGCACGATGAAGGTCATGCGGTCGATGCACGAGTTCGACGGCCTGCCCATCGTGCTCATCACGGCGCGGGTGCGGCCGAGCGAGGTTCAGGAATATCTCGCCCTCGGCGCCTGCGGCGTGATCACCAAGCCCTTCGATCCGATGGCGCTTCCCGGCGAGGTCAGTTCGCTTGTGCGAGACGGCAGCCGCGGCGTAGCCAGAGCGCGTAGCGCGCCGGGTGACTGA